The genomic stretch GGACTTTCGCAAGCTGACCGGCGAGATCGTCATCCAGATCGCCGAATTCCCGACCGACGAGATCATGGACGATCTGTCGCTGGAAACACCGTTCGACCTGCTCGGCCTGTTCGAGGGCCGCGGCATCGCCGAGCGCTGGAACCCGCAGACCGGCGAAGGCCCGAACCGCATCACGCTCTACCGCCGCGCCATGCTCGACTACTGGGCCGAAAACGAGGAAACGCTGGGCGACATCGTCACCCATGTGCTGATCCACGAGATCGGCCACCATTTCGGCCTGTCGGATGATGATATGGAGAAGCTCGAAGAGGCGGCCGAGTAGGCCACACTTCGTCATCCTGGGATCTGCGCCGCGTCGGTTCGCTCCTTGCTTCGCCATAGGATGACGAAGAGAAGGGAGGGCCTCGGCGCTTTTTGCAAAAATCTACCAGTCGCTGAGCTTGGTGTCCGGCCCATATTCCTGGCCGTCGATATCCTTCACCACGGCCTGGCCGCAGCGCATGGTCTTGGCTTTCTTGTCATAGGCGTAGGTCGGCGAGCCGAACAGGTGCCAGCCCTTGTTCAGCGCCGCCGTCACCTTGTGGCAGAAGCTGGCGTCATCCGGGGCGGTCAGAAAGCGGTAGAGTTTCATTTTTCAGTCCTGTCGTGAATAGACTTAGCCGGGATCATGCGCCGATGGCGGCGGCTTTCGCCAGCAGTTTTTCGGCCTGCGCCAGATGCAGCCGCTCGACCATCCTGCCGTTCAGCGCGATCACGCCCTTGCCAGCATTCTCCGCAAGTGAAAAGGCCTCCTTAACCAGACGCGCCTCGGCAATCGCCTCCGGCGAGGGCGCGAAGGCGCGGTTAGCCGCTTGGACCTGGGCCGGATGAATGAGGGTCTTCCCGTCGAAGCCCATGGCGGCGGCTTCCGCGCACTCACGGGCAAAGGCATCGAGGTCACGGAAATCATCGGCAACGCCGTCGAGCATGTCGAGGCCGCCGGCGCGCGCCGCCAGCACCATCTGCATCAGCCATGGCACGAGGTAGCGCCGATCGGGCGTCGCCAGCACGCCGGTGTCCTTGGCCAGATCATTTGTTCCGGCAACGAAACAATTGAGGCGGGAGGCCGGATCGCGGCCGAGTTCGGCAATGGCGCCGATGTTGAGCAGCGCCCTGGGCGTCTCGATCATCGCCCAGAGTTTCACGCTGTCCGGAGCAAAATTGTCGTCGAGCACATCGCCGACTTCGAGGATATCGCGCGGTGTGGCGACCTTGGACAAAAGGATGCCGTCGGGCTCGAATTTTGACGCGGCCAGCAGATCGTCGGCGCCCCAGTCGCTGGCCAGCGCATTGACGCGCACCACCATCTCGCAGCGCCTAGCGGGGCGATCGGCGAAAATTCCGGCCAGCTTATCGCGGGCGGCGATCTTGTCGGCCGGGGCGACGGCATCCTCGAGGTCGATGATGACGGCATCGCAGGACAGCTGCGCGATCTTGGCCAGCGCCTTGTCGTTGGAGGCCGGGACATAGAGCACCGAGCGGCGCGGGCGGTAGGGTTCCATGCCTGTTCTATGCCGCGTGTGGGCGAGTGAGGCAAGCGTCCGGCTTGTGCCTGAGACGAGCCAATTGCGAAAGCTGGCGCTGCCCCTCATTGCCCTGCCGGGCATTTCTCCCCGTAAACGGGGCGAAAGAAGCCGGCCGCAACGCCGGCATCCTTTCCGCACCGCTGACAGTTGGCGAAAACAGCGGTGACAGCTCCCTTCTCCCCGTTCACGGGGAGAAGATGCCGGCAGGCAGATGAGGGGCCGCGCCAACCTCTGGAGGGTTGGCCGAATTCCAACCCAAGTGATTGCCACCCTCTGCACGAAAACTGCACGCAGCTGCGGAAAAGCTCCTCGGATCCGCCCTGCCGTCTCCCTGCCGGCCTGCGAGACAGGCGGCATGCACAAGCGAGCAAAACCCCGTTGGTCCCTCCCCTACCGGCTGCGCAGCGAAGGCTGGTCGCTGGTCGATCCGCCGCGCGCAAATCCTGCGGCGATCCTCATTCCCTATGTCCGCAAGAGCTCGCCGCCATGGCGACGGGAAGCGATCAGGAAGGCCAGATCATGACATCGTTTTTCACTGCCGCGCCGAGCTATTGCAGTCGCTTCGGCGTTGCCGTGCTGCTGGTCGTGCTGGCGGATTTTCTCTTCTATGGCCAGCCTGCCGGCATCACGATCTTCCTGTTCGCCACCCTGATTGCCGCCGCGGTCGTGGCCGTGCATCCGACAGCCTTCAGCGACATCAGGGTCTGGCTCAAACCCGCCGCCCTGCTTGTCGCGCTGCTGCCGCTCGCCGAAAATGTCAGCCCTCTGTCGGTCTCGATCGCGCTGGCGGCGCTGGTCGTTTTCGCGCTTTCGCTGAGCGGCCGCCTACGGCACAGCATCGCTCGCATTCCCGGCCAGGTCGCGTTGTTCGGGCTCGCGGCGCTGTTCCGCTTCATCAGAGATTTCATCCGCTGGCGCAAGACGGCGCGGCGCTTCGGCCGGCGCCGCGTGCGGCTGGCGGCGATTGCCGTCTGGGTGATGCCGCTGACGCTGGGCGCCGTCTTCCTGGCGCTGTTCGGCGCCGCCAATCCGGTCATCGAATACTGGCTGTCGCTGATCGACCTAATGAAATTGCTCGATCTGATCCAGCTGGCGCGGATTGCCTTCTGGCTGTTCGTGCTCGCCGGCGTCTGGGTCTTTTTGCGGCCACGCCTGCCGCGTTTTTCGAAGCGCGTCTCCCGGCCGAACAATCCTCTTGCCGCTGCTCAACCGGTGACCGATGCGCAAAGGCACGTCGTCGAGGATATCGTGTTCGGCAAGGCAGCCATCCTGCGCGCCTTGATCGTCTTCAACGTGCTGTTCGCGCTGCAGACCGGGCTCGACGCCACCTATCTCTGGGGTGGGGTCTCGCTTCCCGATGGCTTGAGCTACGCCGCCTATGCGCATCGCGGCGCCTATCCCTTGATCGTCACGGCGCTGCTTGCCGCCGGTTTTGTGCTGGCGGCGCTCAGGCCTGGAAGCGAGACCTCAGGCGATCCGCTCATCCGCCGGCTGGTCTATGCCTGGGTGGCGCAGAACATCATGCTGGTCGTCTCGTCGATCCTGCGGCTCGATCTCTATATCGGCATCTATGCGCTGACCTACTGGCGCATCGCCGCTTTCGTCTGGATGGGGCTGGTGGCGGCAGGGCTGGCGCTGATCATCGCCCGCATCGCGCTCAGAAAATCCAATGAATGGCTCTCCTCCGCCAATCTTCTGACGTTATCGCTGACGCTTTATGCCTGCTGCTTCATCAATTTCGCCGCGACGATTGCCAATTACAATGTCGACCATTCCCTCGAAATGACCGGCCAGGGCATTCCCCTCGACGCCTGGTATCTGCGCTCGCTTGGCCCCGGCGCGTTTCCGGCGCTTGATCGTTTCTTCGATCATCAGGGCAAAACGGCTGCCGCCGGCGCGGTCCGCGAACTTGAAGGATTGCGGGCCAGCGACGAAGATTGGTACCGCGCCGCCCAGCAGAACTGGAGGGCCTGGAGCTTTCGCGACTGGCGCCTGATTCGATATCTCGACAGCAAGGGGTCGCTCGTGCTTCCTCAGCCTTCGCAACCTTCCTTGCCGGGCCGCTGATCGATGCCGCACCACATCCTCGTCGCCGACGATGACCCGCATATCCGCGAAGTGATCTGCTTCGCCCTGGAAAAGGCCGGCATGAAAACGCTTGGGGTGGCCGACGGCGCCGCCGCCTTGCAGGAGATCGAACGGCGCACCCCTGACCTTGTCGTGCTCGACATCGGCATGCCGGAGATGGACGGGCTGGAGGTCTGCCGGCGGCTGCGCCACACTTCAGATGTGCCGGTGCTGTTCCTGTCCGCGCGCGATGAAGAAATCGACCGCATTCTCGGGCTGGAAATGGGCGGCGACGACTATGTGACGAAGCCGTTTTCCCCGCGCGAGCTGGTCGCCCGCGTCAACGTCATCCTGCGGCGCGCGCGCCCGGTGCCGCCCGAACCGGCCGACGACCGGCAGTTCGCGCATGGCAAGCTCAGCCTGGCGCCGGCCAGCCACAGCGTCAGCTTCGACGGCAAGCCGCTGGCTCTGACGGGCATCGAATTCTCGATCCTGAAAG from Mesorhizobium sp. NZP2077 encodes the following:
- a CDS encoding metallopeptidase family protein, producing MARIYKTRTWHSELAPSMEEFEFLALEAYAHLPEDFRKLTGEIVIQIAEFPTDEIMDDLSLETPFDLLGLFEGRGIAERWNPQTGEGPNRITLYRRAMLDYWAENEETLGDIVTHVLIHEIGHHFGLSDDDMEKLEEAAE
- a CDS encoding DUF1737 domain-containing protein, producing the protein MKLYRFLTAPDDASFCHKVTAALNKGWHLFGSPTYAYDKKAKTMRCGQAVVKDIDGQEYGPDTKLSDW
- a CDS encoding CoA ester lyase, which encodes MEPYRPRRSVLYVPASNDKALAKIAQLSCDAVIIDLEDAVAPADKIAARDKLAGIFADRPARRCEMVVRVNALASDWGADDLLAASKFEPDGILLSKVATPRDILEVGDVLDDNFAPDSVKLWAMIETPRALLNIGAIAELGRDPASRLNCFVAGTNDLAKDTGVLATPDRRYLVPWLMQMVLAARAGGLDMLDGVADDFRDLDAFARECAEAAAMGFDGKTLIHPAQVQAANRAFAPSPEAIAEARLVKEAFSLAENAGKGVIALNGRMVERLHLAQAEKLLAKAAAIGA
- a CDS encoding DUF4173 domain-containing protein; its protein translation is MTSFFTAAPSYCSRFGVAVLLVVLADFLFYGQPAGITIFLFATLIAAAVVAVHPTAFSDIRVWLKPAALLVALLPLAENVSPLSVSIALAALVVFALSLSGRLRHSIARIPGQVALFGLAALFRFIRDFIRWRKTARRFGRRRVRLAAIAVWVMPLTLGAVFLALFGAANPVIEYWLSLIDLMKLLDLIQLARIAFWLFVLAGVWVFLRPRLPRFSKRVSRPNNPLAAAQPVTDAQRHVVEDIVFGKAAILRALIVFNVLFALQTGLDATYLWGGVSLPDGLSYAAYAHRGAYPLIVTALLAAGFVLAALRPGSETSGDPLIRRLVYAWVAQNIMLVVSSILRLDLYIGIYALTYWRIAAFVWMGLVAAGLALIIARIALRKSNEWLSSANLLTLSLTLYACCFINFAATIANYNVDHSLEMTGQGIPLDAWYLRSLGPGAFPALDRFFDHQGKTAAAGAVRELEGLRASDEDWYRAAQQNWRAWSFRDWRLIRYLDSKGSLVLPQPSQPSLPGR
- a CDS encoding response regulator transcription factor is translated as MPHHILVADDDPHIREVICFALEKAGMKTLGVADGAAALQEIERRTPDLVVLDIGMPEMDGLEVCRRLRHTSDVPVLFLSARDEEIDRILGLEMGGDDYVTKPFSPRELVARVNVILRRARPVPPEPADDRQFAHGKLSLAPASHSVSFDGKPLALTGIEFSILKGFLARPTYVLDRDAVMANAYAGKIHVADRTVDSHIRNIRAKLAAVGCLDAIETVHGVGFRLGRCG